A part of Coregonus clupeaformis isolate EN_2021a unplaced genomic scaffold, ASM2061545v1 scaf1860, whole genome shotgun sequence genomic DNA contains:
- the LOC121552370 gene encoding glucoside xylosyltransferase 1-like, with amino-acid sequence MRRYIRAFLLCMLFAVFSALYVYSKLFYFDLSVGGGGGGVGGRTFLHRVAASQRRDIGQETRRGPDKTGPGDEHWYTRYIMRKAGGRVRTAAPMHLAVVACGQRLEETLTMLKSAAMLSIKPLCLHIFAEDQLHASFIEALESWPGPFRSRFNYTMYPITFPNENAGEWKKLFKPCASQRLFLPLILKEVDSLVYVDSDILFLQPVDALWSLLVHFNATQLAAMAPEHEEPRIAWYNRFARHPYYGRTGINSGVMLMNMTRIRATYFKNDMTSVGLRWEELLMPLLQKYKLNMTWGDQDLLNIIFHHNPECLLEVPCHWNYRPDHCIYGSNCGSAEEEGIFILHGNRGVYHDLKQPAFRAVYNAIRQYSFGEDPVSSLLVPLEEELLKTTRSYCGKSHVLFTKRLADSLANVNRDAQRPHGR; translated from the exons ATGCGGCGTTACATTCGTGCATTCCTCTTGTGCATGTTGTTTGCCGTGTTCTCGGCCTTGTACGTGTATAGTAAACTATTTTATTTCGATCTGTCggtcggaggaggaggaggaggagtgggtgggAGGACTTTCCTCCATCGAGTCGCGGCCTCTCAGCGAAGGGACATTGGACAAGAAACCAGGCGAGGGCCGGACAAAACAGGCCCCGGCGATGAACACTGGTACACTAG GTACATCATGAGGAAAGCAGGGGGCCGTGTTAGGACGGCTGCACCCATGCATCTGGCTGTAGTGGCCTGTGGACAGAGACTAGAGGAGACACTCACCATGCTGAAGTCTGCTGCTATGCTCAGCATCAAACCACTGTGTCTGCACATCTTTGCTGAAGACCAGCTGCACGCCAGCTTTATAGAAGCT TTGGAGTCGTGGCCAGGTCCGTTCCGCTCCAGGTTTAACTACACTATGTACCCCATCACCTTCCCCAATGAGAACGCTGGAGAGTGGAAGAAACTCTTCAAACCATGTGCTTCTCAGAGACTGTTCCTACCT CTCATCCTAAAGGAGGTGGACTCTCTAGTCTACGTGGACTCAGACATCTTGTTCCTCCAGCCTGTGGACGCTCTGTGGTCCCTGCTCGTTCACTTCAACGCTACCCAGCTTGCCGCCATGGCGCCGGAGCACGAGGAGCCACGCATCGCCTGGTACAACCGCTTCGCCCGTCACCCCTACTATGGCAGGACGGGCATCAACTCTGGGGTCATGCTCATGAACATGACCCGCATCAGGGCCACATACTTCAAG AATGACATGACGTCAGTGGGTCTGAGGTGGGAGGAGCTGCTGATGCCCCTGCTGCAGAAATATAAACTAAACATGACCTGGGGAGACCAGGACCTGCTCAACATCATCTTCCATCACAACCCTG agTGTCTGTTGGAAGTCCCCTGCCACTGGAACTACCGTCCAGACCACTGTATCTACGGCAGTAACTGTGGCTCCGCGGAGGAGGAGGGTATCTTTATCCTGCACGGGAACAGAGGAGTGTACCATGACCTCAAACAGCCTGCCTTCAGAGCTGTCTACAATGCCATACGACAG TACTCGTTTGGGGAGGATCCTGTAAGCTCCCTGCTGGTCCCACTGGAAGAAGAGCTGTTGAAGACTACCCGTTCATACTGTGGTAAATCACATGTTCTGTTTACTAAGAGACTGGCTGACAGCCTGGCCAACGTCAACAGAGATGCTCAGCGTCCACATGGACGGTAG
- the zcrb1 gene encoding zinc finger CCHC-type and RNA-binding motif-containing protein 1 — MSGGLAPSRSTVYVSNLPFSLTNSDLHKLFTKYGKVVKVTIVKDKETRKSKGVAFVLFLDKESAQSCFRSLNNKQLFGRTVKASIAIDNGRATEFIRRRNYTDKSKCYECGDTGHLSYACPKNLLGEREPPKKKEKKKKKKVEEPDEVEEESEEEGEDPALDSLSQAIAFQQARLEEEQHRRQQTAFVAEEAGQASTLDDSKKPRIKKSAYFSDEEELSD; from the exons ATGAGTGGCGGTTTGGCTCCCAGTAGAAGCACAGTCTATGTGTCCAACCTGCCCTTCTCTCTAACCAACAGTGATCTACACAAG CTTTTCACCAAATATGGAAAAGTTGTGAA GGTGACAATAGTCAAAGATAAAGAAACACGCAAAAGTAAAGGTGTGGCTTTTGTGCTCTTCCTGGACAAAGAGTCTGCACAGAGCTGCTTTAGATCGCTCAACAACAAACAG TTGTTTGGCAGAACAGTGAAAGCGAGCATTGCTATCGACAACGGGCGAGCGACTGAATTTATCAGGAGGCGAAACTACACAGACAAGTCCAAATGTTATGAATGTGGG GATACAGGGCATTTAAGCTATGCATGCCCCAAAAACTTGCTTGGTGAAAGAGAACCCCCGAAGAAGaaagaaaagaagaagaaaaaaaaggttGAAGAGCCTGATGAAGT AGAAGAGGAAagtgaggaagagggagaggaccCAGCTCTTGACAGCTTAAGTCAAGCCATAGCTTTCCAG CAAGCACGACTTGAGGAGGAGCAGCATAGGAGACAGCAGACTGCATTCGTGGCTGAGGAGGCCGGCCAGGCTTCCACATTAGATGACTCCAAGAAACCCAGGATCAAAAAGAGTGCCTACTTCAGTGATGAGGAAGAACTGAGCGACTGA
- the LOC121552409 gene encoding YY1-associated factor 2 translates to MGDKKSPTRPKRQPKPSADEGNWDCSVCTYKNTAEAFKCMMCDVRKGTSTRKPRPVSQLVAQQVAPQFASPTLLPKKDRKDRAERNDKEPTVKKNSHKKMRPRLKNIDRSSAQHLEVTVGDLTVIITDFKEKTKPPPSSSSSTTTTPPSSTTPSSTVSVSAEHHSGSSSDNNAERGVSRSSSPRGEDFLVGTESH, encoded by the exons ATGGGAGACAAGAAGAGTCCAACCAG GCCGAAGCGTCAACCAAAGCCATCGGCGGACGAGGGAAATTGGGACTGTAGCGTTTGCACATACAAGAACACCGCGGAGGCTTTCAAGTGCATGATGTGCGATGTAAGGAAAGGGACGTCAACACG GAAGCCTCGTCCTGTCTCCCAGCTGGTTGCTCAGCAGGTAGCGCCACAGTTCGCCTCGCCCACGCTGCTGCCCAAGAAGGACAGGAAGGACAGAGCGGAGAGGAATGACAAAGAGCCCACAGTGAAGAAGAACAGCCACAAGAAGATGAG GCCCAGATTAAAAAACATTGACAGGAGTAGCGCTCAGCACTTAGAGGTCACGGTTGGAGACCTGACTGTCATCATCACAGACTTTAAGGAGAAAACCaaacctcccccctcctcctcctcctccaccaccaccacacctccctcctccaccaccccctccagcactgtgtctgtgtctgcagaaCACCACAGTGGCTCCAGCTCAGACAACAACGCTGAGAGAGGGGTCTCACGGTCATCTTCACCCCGAGGAGAGGACTTCTTAGTCGGGACAGAGTCCCACTAG